The window CTCCGAACGCATCTACACCGGCGCGCTGCACGTGGGGCGCCCGCTGCTCCCGCTCCTCGCACGGGGAGATGGGAAGCTCGCGCGCGGGGTGCGCGGGCGCGCGGGGGTGCTGGAGCGCATGGAGGCGTGGGCACGCGAGCACCGCGATCCCGCCCGCCCGCTCGCGTGGTTCCACGCGCCCAGCGTGGGCGAGGGGTTGCAGGCCCGCGCCGTCGTGGAGGTCTTCCGCGCCCGACGGCCGGACGCGCAGGTCGTCTACACCTTCTTCTCTCCCTCGGCGGCGAGGTTCGCGGCGACGGTCCCCGCGGACTTCGCGGACTACCTGCCGATGGATTTCCCAGCGGACGTGGACCGCGCGCTGGATCTGCTGCGGCCAAGCCTGATCGCGTTCTCGAAGACCGACGTGTGGCCGAACCTGGCCGAGCGTGCGGCGCGCCGCGGCGTCCTCCTGGCGCTGCTGAGCGCGACGCTGCCCGCGGGCTCGAGCCGGCTGAGCGGTCCCGCGCGCTTCTTCCTGGCGCCCGCATACCGGCGGCTGGACCGCGTGGCGGCTATCTCCCCGGCGGATGCGGATCGGTTCGCGGCGCTGGGCGTGCCGGAGGAGCGCAGGTCGGTGATGGGAGATGCGCGGTTCGACCAGGTCTGGCACGGTGCGGCGGTGGCGGATCGCTCCGCGCCGTCCGTCGCACCGTTGCTCCAGCCGGGGCCGCCGGTGCTCGTCGCGGGCTCCACCTGGCCGGCGGATGAGGAGCGGCTGCTCCCCGCGGTCGCGACCTGCCGGGATGGCCTCAACCCCGTTCGCCTCGTCCTCGTGCCGCACGAGCCGACGGAGGCGCATCTTCGCGCATCGGAAGCGGCGCTGGACGGGCTCGGCCTGCACCACGTGCGCCTCTCGGCCGCGCTGGCGCGCGAGGTGGCGATGCGCGACGTGCTGCTGGTGGACCGCGTGGGCATCCTGGGCGAGCTGTATGCGGCGGCGGACGTGGCGTACGTGGGCGGTGGATTCGGGACGGCGGGGATTCACTCCGTGCTGGAGCCCGCGGCGTTCGGCGCGCCCGTGCTCTTCGGCCCGCGCCACGCCAACGCCCGCGAAGCCGCCGAGCTGGTCGCGGCCGGCGGCGCCTTCGCGGAACCGGACGAGGCGGCGCTGGCCGCGCGCATCCACCTCCTCGCCACCGACCGCGTCCTCCGCGGCACGTCCGGCGCCTCCGCCCGCGCGTACGTCGCCGCCGGCCTCGGCGCCGCCGACCGCGGGGCGGAAATCGTGGCGGAGCTGCTGGCCTGACCCGTAGCGCATCCCCGACGCGCCGACTCTCCCGTCGATCAGTCGAAACGAATCCAACGCGAGATGGGGGATGCGGCCACCGCGGCGCATCCCCCATCGACCATCCCGCCCTTGCCGTTCGCGCGATCAGCGGCCGGGCGGCGGAGTCGCGGGGGCGTAGGCCGCCAGCCATTCCTCCATCGCCTCGAGCATCCCGGGCGCCAGGCGGAACCAGTGCCACGCGCCGGCATCGTCGTACCCCGGCTTCACCTCGATGCGGTGGTCGGCGTGCGGGAAGATGCGCATCCTCACCTGCGAATTCCCGCCGTCCGCCACCGCCTGCCGCAGCCGCTCGGCGTTCATGCCCGGCGGCACGCGCACGTCGTCCGCGCCGAAGAGCGCCAGCACGGGCACCTTCAGCGCACGAAGGCCGGGGATCGCGTCGAAGTCCGCGTGGCGCGCCCACCATCCCATCT is drawn from Longimicrobiaceae bacterium and contains these coding sequences:
- a CDS encoding glycosyltransferase N-terminal domain-containing protein, producing the protein SERIYTGALHVGRPLLPLLARGDGKLARGVRGRAGVLERMEAWAREHRDPARPLAWFHAPSVGEGLQARAVVEVFRARRPDAQVVYTFFSPSAARFAATVPADFADYLPMDFPADVDRALDLLRPSLIAFSKTDVWPNLAERAARRGVLLALLSATLPAGSSRLSGPARFFLAPAYRRLDRVAAISPADADRFAALGVPEERRSVMGDARFDQVWHGAAVADRSAPSVAPLLQPGPPVLVAGSTWPADEERLLPAVATCRDGLNPVRLVLVPHEPTEAHLRASEAALDGLGLHHVRLSAALAREVAMRDVLLVDRVGILGELYAAADVAYVGGGFGTAGIHSVLEPAAFGAPVLFGPRHANAREAAELVAAGGAFAEPDEAALAARIHLLATDRVLRGTSGASARAYVAAGLGAADRGAEIVAELLA